One Spirochaetaceae bacterium genomic window carries:
- a CDS encoding Maf family protein has translation METLILASASPRRQELLKTVGIPFRAAPSNIDETINEGEGPKEAALRLAGGKINAFLQNERSIGCHWVIAADTFIYLDGAIYGKANSRDDAEQLLKKLSMRRHQVYTGLAVYNRGEGRTVTTVEVTEVEFLRLTPEDIDWYLDSGEWQDAAGSYKIQGKAQVFIKAVHGSVSNVMGLPLHRLYAILKELNYKF, from the coding sequence TTAAAAACGGTAGGTATCCCGTTTAGGGCTGCACCCAGTAATATTGATGAAACTATTAATGAAGGCGAAGGCCCCAAAGAGGCCGCTCTTAGGTTAGCCGGCGGTAAAATTAACGCTTTTTTACAAAACGAACGCAGTATTGGCTGCCATTGGGTAATAGCGGCCGATACTTTTATTTATTTAGACGGCGCCATTTATGGTAAAGCTAATAGCCGTGATGATGCCGAGCAGCTTTTAAAAAAACTATCTATGCGCCGGCATCAGGTTTATACCGGTCTTGCCGTTTATAATCGCGGCGAAGGCCGTACGGTAACGACGGTAGAGGTTACCGAAGTAGAGTTTTTGCGTTTAACCCCAGAAGATATAGATTGGTATTTAGATAGCGGCGAGTGGCAAGATGCTGCTGGCAGCTACAAAATACAAGGCAAAGCGCAAGTTTTTATTAAAGCCGTGCATGGCAGCGTAAGTAACGTTATGGGCTTGCCTTTGCATAGATTATACGCTATTTTAAAAGAATTAAACTATAAATTTTAA
- the pheT gene encoding phenylalanine--tRNA ligase subunit beta — MDISLNTLKNYVKIPVSAQQLAAQLTEAVCECEVEHVSYRHLNKIIAVKITAIQAHPQADNLKLVSFSAGQNEQQVVCGAPNAAIGLIVPYAPVGATLANGITLQAKEIRGIVSSGMLCSEAELGLSDNHEGLMVLPSAAVIGQSLSQLLPEDDILIIDNKSITHRCDLWSLEGLAREIAALLNIPYQNNFNQDWTEQQRQLFTKQNSFDIKVNESAALTYAGFNVSGVAAVPSPAWLADNLMAAGIRPINALVDISNFVMLELGIPTHFFDETAIKGSLKVYQLDKDKLFTTLDGKERKLTAGDTVIADEEKPLVIAGIMGGQNSMVNNATTNLFVEVAVWKGEAIRKTSLRLGLRTDASIRYEKALDVTRVERSLLRCAQLIKQIFPQANFNAISYGLKGNFEPYSVKVNLSRFNKLLGFNVAANEATAILERLAFKVDLNADNTLQVYPPSFRSAKHRLLEADIYEELGRMLGYHNIKPEPALWPLQIEDTPLTFTFERNLKDFFSSKNLYEVYTNPLIGSALLNEAQWPSEGEPLKLANSISPEHGLMRPALTPSILKITKYNQSNYESFALYEYGRAFAANETNFAEDHYKLALALFSRKDNRFIEAVNLLKTFYKTFNLNFTLVNLPYLNWNGLHPYENFTIQAGGQNLGFVSTVHPSLLNSYKIKGNLALAELNLTNYRQQAKPKVQFKPLSKFPHSTFDCTVIVSGHEANLVLAVLNQETVPYWQQSLIESVFNLADGNRAVTIRTTLASDNKTLNSDEIKKSEDLIVNLLDKAGYKLKI, encoded by the coding sequence ATGGATATTTCGTTAAATACCTTAAAAAATTATGTAAAAATCCCCGTTAGCGCCCAACAATTAGCGGCACAACTTACCGAAGCCGTTTGTGAGTGCGAAGTAGAACATGTAAGTTACCGGCACTTAAATAAAATTATTGCCGTTAAAATTACCGCCATTCAGGCGCACCCGCAGGCCGATAACCTAAAACTGGTAAGTTTTAGCGCCGGTCAAAACGAACAGCAAGTAGTTTGCGGCGCGCCCAATGCGGCCATTGGCCTAATTGTGCCTTATGCCCCAGTAGGGGCTACTTTAGCCAATGGTATAACTTTGCAAGCTAAAGAGATTAGGGGCATTGTTAGCAGCGGTATGCTATGCAGCGAAGCCGAGCTGGGTTTAAGCGATAACCACGAAGGCCTGATGGTACTGCCGTCCGCTGCGGTAATTGGCCAAAGCTTAAGCCAGTTATTACCCGAAGATGACATTTTAATTATCGATAATAAATCAATCACTCATCGCTGCGATTTATGGAGCCTTGAGGGACTGGCCCGCGAGATAGCGGCTTTGTTAAATATTCCTTATCAAAATAATTTTAATCAAGACTGGACGGAGCAACAGCGGCAGCTTTTTACTAAGCAAAACTCGTTTGATATTAAAGTAAACGAAAGCGCCGCCTTAACTTATGCCGGCTTTAATGTAAGCGGGGTGGCAGCTGTACCTAGCCCCGCATGGCTGGCCGATAATTTAATGGCCGCCGGTATTAGGCCCATTAATGCTTTGGTAGATATATCTAACTTTGTGATGCTGGAACTGGGTATCCCCACTCACTTTTTTGATGAAACCGCTATTAAAGGCAGCCTTAAGGTTTACCAGTTGGATAAAGACAAACTCTTTACCACGCTAGACGGCAAAGAGCGTAAACTTACCGCCGGTGATACCGTTATTGCCGATGAGGAAAAACCGCTGGTTATTGCCGGTATTATGGGCGGCCAAAACAGTATGGTTAATAACGCTACCACCAACCTTTTTGTAGAGGTAGCGGTGTGGAAAGGGGAAGCCATTCGTAAGACCAGCTTGCGGCTGGGGCTGCGCACCGATGCCTCGATTAGGTACGAAAAAGCCCTTGATGTAACAAGGGTAGAGCGCAGCTTGTTGCGCTGTGCGCAGTTAATTAAACAAATCTTTCCGCAGGCTAACTTTAATGCTATAAGTTATGGCCTAAAAGGTAACTTTGAACCGTACTCGGTTAAAGTTAATTTAAGCAGATTTAATAAACTTTTAGGTTTTAACGTAGCGGCTAACGAAGCGACGGCTATTTTAGAGCGGTTAGCTTTTAAAGTTGATTTAAACGCTGATAATACTTTGCAAGTGTATCCACCTAGTTTTAGAAGCGCCAAACACCGGCTGCTGGAGGCCGATATTTACGAAGAATTAGGCCGTATGCTGGGGTACCACAACATAAAACCCGAACCGGCTTTGTGGCCGCTGCAAATAGAAGATACCCCGTTAACTTTTACTTTTGAACGAAATTTAAAGGATTTTTTTAGTAGTAAAAATTTGTACGAAGTTTATACCAACCCGCTTATCGGCAGCGCTTTACTTAACGAGGCGCAGTGGCCCAGCGAAGGTGAGCCGCTTAAGCTAGCTAACTCTATCTCGCCGGAGCACGGCTTAATGCGGCCGGCCTTAACGCCCTCTATATTAAAGATAACTAAATACAACCAAAGTAATTACGAAAGTTTTGCCTTATACGAATACGGCCGTGCCTTTGCCGCTAACGAAACTAACTTTGCCGAAGACCATTACAAATTGGCTTTAGCTTTGTTTAGCCGTAAAGACAACAGGTTTATAGAAGCCGTTAATTTATTAAAAACCTTTTATAAAACTTTTAATCTTAATTTTACTTTGGTTAATTTACCTTACTTAAATTGGAATGGGCTGCACCCCTACGAAAACTTTACAATCCAAGCCGGGGGGCAAAATTTAGGCTTTGTCAGCACCGTTCACCCATCATTATTAAATAGCTATAAAATTAAGGGCAACTTAGCGCTGGCCGAGTTAAATTTAACTAATTACCGCCAGCAAGCTAAACCTAAAGTGCAATTTAAACCGCTGAGCAAATTTCCGCACAGCACTTTCGATTGTACAGTTATTGTCAGCGGGCACGAAGCCAACTTGGTATTAGCCGTACTTAATCAAGAAACGGTACCTTATTGGCAGCAAAGTTTAATAGAAAGTGTTTTTAATTTGGCCGATGGTAACCGGGCCGTTACCATTCGCACTACTTTAGCTAGCGACAATAAAACTTTAAATAGCGATGAAATTAAAAAAAGCGAAGATTTAATTGTCAACTTACTTGACAAAGCAGGATATAAGCTTAAAATTTAG
- a CDS encoding UTP--glucose-1-phosphate uridylyltransferase: protein MKGIIVAAGYGTRFLPATKTLAKEMLPLIDKPAIAFIVEEFINSGINDIIIVTSRRKKVMDDYFDSEAELEAIFSREGAGKKLDKIKPYKANICFVRQQQSIGSGDALLTAMPWLGGDSAVVAYPDDLHFGEVPLAKQLIQQHNKTGRSVCAAMHVPGDVSRYGVLGIDVTKDNLVTALVEKPAVGTEPSHEVSIGRYLFTAEYFKELEAAFKNYKPSDGEFYHVYGLTPLIKAGKVDAVSFTGKRLDTGEPEGYLEAVLYYAIQQPNYKAVIDKVINKN from the coding sequence ATGAAGGGGATAATTGTTGCCGCCGGCTATGGCACGCGCTTTTTACCGGCCACCAAAACGTTGGCCAAAGAAATGCTGCCGTTAATTGACAAGCCGGCCATTGCTTTTATTGTCGAAGAGTTTATTAACAGCGGTATTAACGATATTATTATTGTAACCAGCCGCCGTAAAAAAGTAATGGACGATTACTTTGACAGCGAGGCCGAGCTGGAGGCTATTTTTAGCCGTGAAGGGGCCGGCAAAAAGCTGGATAAAATAAAACCTTACAAGGCTAATATTTGTTTTGTGCGCCAGCAACAAAGTATTGGCAGCGGCGATGCGTTGCTAACGGCTATGCCGTGGCTGGGCGGCGATAGCGCCGTAGTGGCTTACCCCGATGATTTACATTTTGGCGAAGTGCCGCTGGCTAAACAACTTATCCAGCAGCACAATAAAACCGGCCGCAGCGTATGCGCCGCTATGCATGTGCCCGGTGATGTGAGCCGCTATGGGGTGCTAGGCATCGATGTTACTAAAGATAATTTAGTAACAGCTTTAGTAGAAAAACCGGCGGTAGGTACAGAGCCCAGCCATGAGGTATCGATAGGACGGTATTTATTTACCGCCGAATATTTTAAAGAATTAGAGGCCGCTTTTAAAAATTACAAACCAAGTGATGGCGAGTTTTACCATGTGTACGGCCTTACCCCTTTAATTAAAGCCGGTAAAGTTGATGCCGTGAGTTTTACCGGTAAACGCTTAGACACCGGCGAGCCGGAAGGTTACCTAGAGGCCGTGCTGTATTATGCTATACAGCAACCTAATTATAAAGCTGTTATTGATAAAGTAATAAATAAAAATTAA
- a CDS encoding aminotransferase class V-fold PLP-dependent enzyme: MHYFDYAATAKPDEAIFKEAGRLALSHFANPSSSHQLGRQAKILIEELRNRAAMALGVAGHTITFNSGATEGNGAVMLSFINNLSKGEILLNAGEHAAVYENFKLLKNFGYTVKELVAAGGLITPELLQKKLTKQTKLVAIMLLNNETGLINNITQLAATIRDYEAAEGCRIHLHVDATQALGKINFDITKLDTDSLVLAAHKAGGPRGSGLLYQKKWREPFLGGGGQELGNRSGTENLLAIAGMVLTLEKYYNVKESRHNENLLINGLQDLGATVLPNLRLIKPENFCPYIVSCAFSPLPGEVVVRMASEHGLYISTGSACSSNKKTDLRALTTAGVSEQLAKQAVRFSYSPATGKEEVKVMLAVLKEVLEKLRIK; this comes from the coding sequence ATGCATTATTTTGATTACGCTGCCACTGCTAAACCCGATGAAGCTATCTTTAAAGAGGCCGGCCGGTTAGCTTTAAGCCACTTTGCTAATCCTTCCAGCAGCCACCAGCTGGGGCGGCAAGCCAAAATTCTTATTGAAGAGCTGCGTAATCGTGCAGCAATGGCGCTAGGTGTGGCCGGCCACACCATCACCTTTAACAGCGGCGCTACCGAAGGGAATGGGGCCGTAATGTTATCTTTTATTAATAATTTAAGTAAAGGTGAAATACTGCTTAATGCCGGCGAGCATGCCGCCGTCTACGAAAACTTTAAATTATTAAAAAACTTTGGTTACACCGTTAAAGAATTAGTTGCCGCCGGCGGTTTAATTACTCCCGAGCTTTTACAAAAAAAATTGACTAAACAAACTAAACTGGTAGCTATTATGCTGCTTAATAACGAAACCGGGTTAATTAATAATATAACCCAGCTGGCCGCCACCATTAGGGATTACGAAGCCGCCGAAGGCTGCCGTATCCACCTGCATGTAGATGCTACACAAGCGTTAGGTAAAATTAACTTTGACATAACCAAATTAGATACCGATAGTTTAGTGCTGGCCGCTCATAAAGCCGGTGGCCCGCGCGGCAGCGGCCTGCTTTATCAAAAAAAATGGCGTGAACCTTTTTTAGGCGGCGGCGGCCAAGAGTTAGGCAATCGCAGCGGCACCGAAAATTTACTAGCCATCGCCGGTATGGTTTTAACTTTAGAAAAATACTATAATGTAAAAGAAAGCCGCCATAACGAAAATTTACTCATAAACGGGCTGCAAGATTTAGGGGCTACCGTCCTACCTAACTTGCGTTTAATTAAACCTGAAAATTTTTGTCCTTATATTGTTAGCTGCGCTTTTAGCCCGCTTCCCGGCGAAGTAGTGGTACGCATGGCGAGCGAGCACGGCCTTTATATCTCCACCGGCAGCGCTTGCAGCAGCAACAAAAAAACCGATTTGCGTGCCTTAACTACCGCCGGAGTAAGCGAACAGCTGGCTAAACAAGCCGTGCGTTTTTCGTACAGCCCAGCTACCGGCAAAGAGGAAGTAAAAGTTATGCTGGCGGTACTAAAAGAGGTATTAGAAAAGTTAAGAATTAAATAA
- a CDS encoding RelA/SpoT domain-containing protein gives MLSFEQLEDLYSKYYLELEITLQAFIEHLKGQLSLFASPITYKGRVKELNSLYSKLCQKGNYNNKAIMPVSSDLLAVRLIVPFSGEALLLEEFIEKRYQTLEVERKAMNLTFKEFGYDSTHLLIKLPEEYQIIDFTDLCIEIQIRTILQDAWAEVEHQLVYSDSYAPQDQNLRRKMAAINASLTLADIIFQETRNEQKEVKNQSNLRQSRLDAHIEELFTVNFEVLPNNLSAGNYLLLGLKAHNAGHYQAAINFYSKLLNDKNISAKTSGLVLSHRAAAYLSCNKIEEACADYQAAVNIEAGAENFYYLAICLLLKQNYQKAVDNFNHSINLKISAHSYLGRARAYYQLNDHLNALADCERALALEKLPGAQSLKELLTT, from the coding sequence ATGCTTAGTTTTGAACAACTAGAAGACCTTTACAGCAAATATTATTTAGAGTTAGAGATAACTTTGCAGGCCTTTATCGAGCATTTAAAAGGGCAGTTATCACTTTTTGCCAGCCCCATTACCTATAAAGGACGCGTTAAAGAACTAAATAGTCTTTATAGTAAATTGTGTCAAAAAGGAAATTATAATAATAAAGCTATTATGCCGGTTAGCAGCGATTTATTAGCGGTGCGTCTTATTGTTCCCTTTTCGGGAGAAGCTTTACTGCTGGAAGAATTTATCGAAAAACGTTATCAAACCCTTGAAGTAGAGCGAAAAGCTATGAATTTAACTTTTAAAGAATTTGGTTATGACAGTACTCATTTACTTATTAAATTACCGGAAGAATATCAAATAATTGATTTTACCGATTTATGCATAGAAATACAAATACGTACTATCCTGCAAGATGCTTGGGCCGAGGTAGAGCACCAACTTGTTTACAGCGATAGCTATGCGCCGCAAGACCAAAACTTGCGCCGTAAAATGGCTGCTATTAATGCCAGCTTAACTTTGGCCGATATTATTTTTCAGGAGACACGCAACGAGCAAAAAGAGGTAAAAAACCAAAGTAATTTGCGCCAAAGCCGCCTTGATGCTCATATCGAAGAGCTGTTCACGGTAAATTTTGAAGTTTTACCAAATAATTTATCTGCCGGTAATTATTTACTGCTGGGGCTAAAAGCTCATAACGCGGGCCACTATCAAGCGGCCATTAATTTTTACAGTAAGTTACTTAACGATAAAAATATTTCGGCTAAAACAAGCGGTTTAGTGTTAAGTCATCGAGCAGCAGCTTATCTTAGCTGTAATAAAATAGAGGAAGCCTGTGCCGATTATCAAGCAGCTGTAAACATTGAAGCCGGCGCCGAAAATTTTTACTATTTAGCCATTTGTTTGCTATTAAAGCAAAACTATCAAAAAGCCGTTGATAATTTTAACCATAGTATTAATTTAAAGATTAGCGCTCATAGTTATTTAGGCCGTGCTCGTGCTTATTACCAATTAAACGACCATTTAAATGCTTTAGCCGATTGCGAGCGAGCTTTAGCCCTAGAGAAGCTACCGGGAGCCCAAAGCTTAAAAGAGCTTTTAACAACTTAA
- a CDS encoding EamA family transporter, with product MWLPFALLAALFAALTSILAKIGLEGVNSNLATAIRTAVVLVMAWGMVFITGSVKGINDISSRSWLFLGLSGLATGLSWLFYFRALQLGPVSRVVPIDKLSVVITIVLALVIFGETVSLKVVLGALLITVGTLLMVL from the coding sequence ATGTGGTTACCTTTCGCTCTGCTGGCTGCTCTTTTTGCAGCTTTAACCTCTATCTTGGCTAAAATCGGCCTTGAAGGTGTCAATAGTAATTTAGCTACCGCTATTCGTACCGCCGTCGTACTCGTGATGGCATGGGGTATGGTCTTTATTACCGGCAGCGTTAAGGGCATTAACGATATATCCAGCCGTTCGTGGTTATTTTTGGGCCTATCGGGGCTAGCTACCGGGCTGTCATGGCTTTTTTATTTTAGGGCTTTGCAGCTTGGCCCGGTAAGCCGTGTTGTGCCTATCGATAAACTAAGCGTCGTTATCACCATTGTGCTGGCTTTAGTTATTTTTGGCGAAACCGTTAGCTTAAAAGTGGTGCTGGGGGCTTTACTCATTACCGTCGGCACTTTACTGATGGTACTATAA
- a CDS encoding CopG family antitoxin encodes MTAERRAELIKELEEEEKELQELEDNGHFDEAFKRFNKRLKAERKAINIKLPNDVVDGYKKVAAQNNMPYQTLIGVVLKRYLDGRITLNEPLL; translated from the coding sequence ATGACAGCAGAAAGAAGAGCCGAGTTAATTAAAGAACTTGAAGAAGAAGAAAAAGAGTTACAAGAGCTTGAAGATAACGGCCATTTTGATGAAGCTTTTAAAAGGTTTAACAAACGATTAAAAGCTGAACGCAAAGCCATTAACATTAAATTGCCTAACGATGTGGTAGACGGTTATAAAAAAGTTGCCGCCCAAAACAATATGCCCTACCAAACTTTAATAGGCGTGGTGTTAAAACGTTACTTAGATGGCCGTATCACCCTTAACGAGCCGTTACTTTAG
- a CDS encoding aminopeptidase P family N-terminal domain-containing protein — MTVPNRLALLREVMANHNLAGYLIPTDDSHQSEYTAEHFQARAYFSGFTGSAGTLVVLKDSAALWADGRYYLQAEAQIAGSGITLMKDGLPDTPTIAHYLLANLPAAGRLGLDSKVHSYTGFNQLKTALELKKIELIDADLTAAWPTRPALVNNQIYLHNLNYVGFSAGQKLGQVRAAMVKANADAYFISSLDDIAWLTNLRGSDITYNPFFYSYALITQESAALFTNNPLTAEAANYLQDNGFKLNSYEQAEEAAGRLYGAVFIDGSRTSAYFAHKLLEQNILVQGDEIIAELKVWKNEAELEGFKEAHLDDGLAMVNFLYWLNHTDITGLTEYDLVLKLEQFRAQSDCFIGMSFASITGMGANGAIVHYSAGKDNGAPLTAGLIVVDSGGQYSSGTTDITRTLHLGEPTAAEIYDYTLVLKSLIMLNSAAFFEGATGAQLDGIARYSMWQASQNYNHGTGHGLGSALAVHEGPVGINGKKSYAVKAGAVMSIEPGIYKANQYGIRLENVVYSAKFKESAAGNFLQFINLTLCPFEEKLINKDMLSKAELEWLASYHQNVYAKLANFVEPKVQEWLKELCRPSL, encoded by the coding sequence ATGACCGTTCCTAACCGTTTAGCTTTATTAAGAGAAGTTATGGCTAACCATAATTTGGCCGGCTATCTTATCCCTACAGACGATAGCCACCAAAGCGAATACACCGCCGAGCACTTTCAGGCGCGCGCTTATTTTTCGGGCTTTACCGGCAGCGCCGGCACTTTAGTGGTGCTAAAAGACAGCGCCGCCCTTTGGGCCGATGGCCGTTATTATTTGCAGGCCGAAGCCCAAATTGCCGGCAGCGGCATCACTTTAATGAAAGATGGGTTACCCGATACCCCTACCATTGCCCACTATTTATTGGCTAACCTCCCGGCCGCCGGCCGTTTAGGGTTAGATAGTAAAGTGCATAGTTACACCGGTTTTAATCAGCTTAAGACGGCATTAGAGCTAAAGAAAATTGAACTAATCGATGCCGATTTAACGGCCGCTTGGCCTACCCGCCCCGCTTTAGTTAATAATCAAATTTATTTACATAATTTAAATTATGTAGGCTTTAGCGCCGGCCAAAAACTCGGTCAAGTACGTGCCGCTATGGTTAAAGCCAACGCCGACGCTTATTTTATTAGCAGCCTAGACGATATAGCATGGCTTACCAACTTGCGTGGCAGCGATATTACCTATAACCCTTTCTTTTATAGTTATGCCCTCATTACTCAAGAAAGCGCTGCCCTTTTTACCAATAACCCACTGACGGCGGAGGCCGCTAACTATTTACAAGATAACGGCTTTAAGTTAAATAGCTACGAGCAGGCAGAAGAAGCGGCCGGCCGGCTTTACGGCGCGGTTTTTATTGACGGCAGCCGCACTTCGGCGTATTTTGCCCACAAACTTTTAGAGCAAAATATTTTGGTGCAAGGCGATGAAATTATTGCCGAACTTAAAGTATGGAAAAACGAAGCCGAGCTGGAAGGCTTTAAAGAGGCGCATTTAGATGATGGGCTGGCTATGGTTAATTTTTTATATTGGCTTAACCACACCGATATAACCGGCCTGACCGAATACGACTTAGTGCTTAAATTAGAACAATTTAGAGCCCAAAGTGATTGCTTTATCGGTATGAGTTTTGCCAGCATTACCGGTATGGGGGCCAACGGAGCGATAGTTCATTATAGCGCCGGCAAAGACAACGGCGCTCCTTTAACTGCCGGCTTAATCGTGGTAGATAGCGGCGGCCAATATAGCAGCGGCACGACCGATATTACCCGTACTTTACATTTGGGCGAACCTACCGCCGCCGAAATTTACGATTACACCTTAGTATTAAAAAGTTTAATTATGTTAAACAGCGCCGCTTTTTTTGAAGGCGCAACCGGCGCCCAGCTAGATGGTATTGCCCGTTACAGTATGTGGCAAGCTAGCCAAAATTACAATCACGGTACCGGGCACGGTTTAGGCAGCGCTTTAGCGGTGCACGAAGGGCCGGTAGGTATTAATGGTAAAAAAAGTTACGCCGTTAAAGCCGGCGCCGTTATGAGTATCGAGCCCGGTATTTATAAAGCTAACCAATATGGTATACGGCTGGAAAATGTGGTTTACAGCGCTAAATTTAAAGAGAGCGCCGCCGGCAATTTTTTACAATTTATTAATTTAACTCTTTGCCCCTTCGAGGAAAAGCTAATTAACAAAGATATGTTAAGCAAAGCCGAGCTGGAGTGGCTGGCTAGTTACCACCAAAATGTTTACGCTAAGTTGGCTAACTTTGTGGAGCCTAAAGTACAAGAGTGGCTAAAAGAGCTTTGCCGGCCATCTTTATGA
- a CDS encoding glycosyltransferase family 2 protein, whose translation MAKRALPAIFMIINKAKPFFSVIIPAYNRRVLLTQAVESALAQSFNDYEIIIIDDGSTEEQPSFDGLPVSYQKREHCGLAGVVRNAGANLAGGSYLAFLDSDDLWLPNKLEKQYKQIQQSDDNTAIFHCREEWRRSDKVISQASQKHRHAGDIFADALIKCIVGPSTMVVKTELFRRAGGFSQLEVAEDYELCLKLLSYGPAAYIDEPLVIKRAGFGDHLSEKYNEIESFRIEALSRLYYHFDFNYLHKTLLYNELCRKLAIYIAGCFKRGLYDKAKQNLAKLNELALNIQ comes from the coding sequence GTGGCTAAAAGAGCTTTGCCGGCCATCTTTATGATTATAAACAAAGCTAAGCCTTTTTTTTCGGTTATTATCCCTGCTTATAACCGCCGGGTTTTGCTTACGCAGGCGGTAGAGTCGGCGCTGGCGCAATCTTTTAACGATTACGAAATAATTATTATTGATGACGGCAGTACAGAGGAGCAGCCAAGCTTTGATGGACTGCCCGTCAGCTATCAAAAAAGAGAGCACTGTGGGTTAGCCGGCGTTGTCCGTAATGCTGGGGCTAACTTAGCCGGCGGCAGCTACCTTGCCTTTTTAGACAGCGACGACCTGTGGCTGCCCAATAAACTAGAGAAACAATATAAACAAATACAACAAAGTGATGACAATACGGCCATCTTTCATTGCCGCGAAGAATGGCGGCGGAGCGATAAAGTGATAAGCCAAGCCAGCCAAAAACATCGGCATGCGGGTGATATTTTTGCCGATGCCTTAATAAAATGTATCGTTGGCCCTTCCACAATGGTAGTTAAGACCGAGCTATTTCGGAGGGCCGGCGGCTTTAGTCAGCTGGAGGTAGCCGAAGATTACGAGCTATGTTTAAAGCTGTTAAGTTACGGCCCGGCGGCTTATATCGATGAACCGCTGGTTATTAAGCGGGCCGGCTTTGGCGACCACTTAAGCGAAAAATATAACGAGATAGAAAGTTTTAGAATAGAGGCTTTATCTCGCCTTTATTATCACTTTGATTTTAATTACTTACACAAAACATTGTTATATAATGAATTATGCCGAAAATTAGCCATCTACATAGCCGGCTGTTTTAAACGTGGTTTATATGATAAAGCTAAACAAAATTTAGCTAAACTTAATGAATTAGCATTAAATATACAATAA